AAGGGTGGGAAGATCCTGCTCTCCTTTCAGGTCGTCCGAGTGGAGGATGCCCGTGGAGCAACCGATGCTGAGCCCCTGCGCCTCCTCCTTTGGAAGGGCTTTGGTTCCGATGAGGGATCGGAGTTTCTGGGCCTTCTCCAGAGCCGCATCCCGGCGGCAGCCGAGAAGGAGGAGGATGAATTCGTCGCCGCCGTACCGGGCGGGCACGTCCTCGCGGCGGGTCTCCCTTCTGAGAAGGTCCCCGATCCGGCGCAGAACCAGGTCGCCGCTGGCGTGCCCCAGGTGATCGTTCACGGCCTTGAAATCGTCGAGGTCGACCATCATGAGGGCAAAGGGGGCCCTGTGGCGGGCCGAAAAAGAGAGTTCCTCCTGCAGCCGGTACAGGAAGTAGGATCGGTTGTACAAGCCCGTCAAGGGATCCTGGATGGCCTGAAGGTGGAGGAAGCAGTTCTCCAGCCCGACGACCAGGGACTGGGCGCAGAGTTCGAGTAGCTCGCGCTTGTCGGAAAGCGGAACGTCTGGCTGGTAAGAATACACCACGATTCCGCCGAACGGCTCTCCTCCGTGGAGGAGGGGAAGCCCGAACACCGACGGTGGAATGAGGAAGGGGGCCGTCTCGAGGGGCTGGAGGAACTCGAAAAGGCGCTCCCCCAGTTTCCTGCTCGGCTCCGAGAGGGGGAGCTGGTCGTACTGGAATCGGCGCTCCTCGGGGAGATAGGTCGAACGACTCTTCTCCCCCTCCACCTGGACGAGGTAGATGGTGGTCGCGTACCGCTGGTAAAAGATGACGCCGATCCCGTCGGCGGGAAGGTGGCGCGCGAGGGACCGCGTGAAGGACTCCACCATGGGCATTAGATCCAGGTCCGAGCTGGCGGCGGCGGAAACCTTGCTGAGGATGGTCAGGTCCTCCACCTTGCCGCGGAGGTCCTTCTGGGCCCGGGTGAGGGCCGACAGCCCCATGGTGGCGGCCACGATGAAGGTGGCGGTCAGCAGGAAGGCCGACAGGCCCACCTGGAGGGCCACGAGGCTCATGATGAAGCCGAGGGCCAGGATGGCGAAGGAATAGGGGAGGTCGTCCCGGAGGGCCTCCCGCAGGTAGCCTCGAAGATCCGATCGCTCTTGCAGCTCAAGGGGCAGAAACGCCAAGTTGTTGACGAGATAGTAAACCCCGAAGGCCGCGAACCCCGCCACATAATCCCTCGCGGACCCCGTGAAGGGCCTGTCCCCGGTGATGGCGTAGAAGCAAGCGAAGGAAGCCCCCAGGCGCAGCAGGCGGTTTCCCGCCATGCTCGCGAACATGCGGTAAAGCTTTGGAGGTCTGAGGGCCCCGCTTCGGAACCGGCGGAGGTAATCGGCGAGCGTGGTCGCGAAGGCGAGGGCCATGCCCGAAAGCGGTGAAACGAGAAAGAAGGCCGCCATGGCGAAGGAGATGTCGAACGAGACGAAGAACTTCCCCGTGTTCATGGCGAACTTGTACCGGTTGGCCACGAGGGAGCCCACGAGAAGGACGCCCAAGAGGATCAGTGGGCCCGCGGCGCCGAAGGGCTCCAGGGCGGGGATGGGAAGAGAGGTGGACCCGAGCGTGACGTCCCGGGTGGCCGGCATGAAAAGCAGGGCCGCCCAGAGAAGAAGACCCGCCGGGAGTTGAAGGACGTCCAAGAGGGCGAGGATCTGGCTCCTGCGGGCCATGGTCAGTACTGCCGCTTCAGGAAGATCACGGTGCGGTCGTCCAGGTAGGCGCCCCCGGTGGAGAAGTCCGCCGCCGCCTCGAGAATCCGGTCCACCATCTCCCGGGCGGAAAGGCGGGAAAGGTTCTCCCGGACGATGGCCTTCACGCGCTCCTCACCGAATTGCTCTCCGTCCGGGCGCATGGCCTCGGTGATGCCGTCGGTGTAGAAGAGGACGGCGTCTCCCGGGTCGATCTTGTAGAAGCCCCGTCGATAGCTCGCGTCGGACGTGGGCCCGAGCACGCGCCCCCCTTCTTCGAGAGGATAGAACCGATCTTTCTTCAGGCGGTAATAGAAGGGGGGATTGTGGCCCGCGTTCACGTAGATGAAGTGTCCCCCGGGCTCGAGCTCTCCGTAGAACAGGGACACGTACCGGGAGGTCAAGCGGGACGAGTGGATGACCCGGTTCAGCTTCTCGAAGACCTTGACCATCTTCTGGTCTTCGGAGATCCCCATCCGGAGGCCCATGACCACGTCCCTCGCCTGAAGGGCGGCGGGCAGGCCGTGGCCAGTGGCGTCCCCGATGGCGATCCCGAGGATCTTGGGGGAGATGTGGAGGAAATCGTAGAGGTCCCCCCCTACGAGTTCCGCCGGCTGGGAACGGCCGGCGATGTCGAAGCCTTCGAACCGGACGTCTCCTTCGGGCAGAAGGGAGAGCTGGATTTCCCGGCTTTGGAGGATCACGCTCTCGAGCTTTTCCTGGGCCAGCTTGAAGTTGATCGCATGCCGGATGCTCGAGAGGGCGAAAAGAACGTCGTCCACTTCCTCCCGCCGATGGGCCTCCACGGTGAAGGCGATGAGGTGTTTCTTTTCGGGCCCCACGGTGATGGCCGCGAATCTCTCGACTCCCAGGTCACCCTCGATCTTGGGGTCCACCCCCTGGCTTCCGACCTCCATGTACGCGATGCCCTTGCGCAAGACCACCTGGATGGGGTTGTAGGCGACGGGTATGGCGTAGCCGATGGGCGCGGGGATGTCGGACCCGAACTTGGCGACCAGACGATAGGCCTGGCTCTCCTCGTCCAGGGCGTAGAGACGGGCGCCCGCCAGTCCAAGGTCCACGGAGAAGTCGGCGAGCAGGCTCTCTATGAGGCGACCGATGGTCCGGTTGAGGCTCGGCTGGCTCTCGATCCTCGAGAGCTGGAATTCGAGCTTCCGGAAGAGCTCGTGGTAGTTCATCGCCGAAGTCCCTTCCCGGGGGGGGCCAGAGAAAGAGACCCGGGCCGAGTCCCGGGTCTCATCGGATTCGGGGAAAGATGGTCGGGACGACTGGATTTGAACCAGCGACCCCTTGCACCCCAAGCAAGTGCGCTACCAGGCTGCGCCACGTCCCGACCTTGAGGGCACCGGAGTGCCCAGGGCAACGGGGAGTATGCCACAGCACGCCCTACCTGTCAAAAGGAGCGGGCCGTTGAAGAAGTGAGGAGAGACGGAGCAGACCCTCCTTGAGCCGCCCCAAACGGGCTCCCGGCTCCTGGGGCGAGGGGGTCTGAGGAGTCAGCGGGGCGGAGGAGGCCAGGAACTCCCGCGCGCCCCGGATCGTGAACTTGCGGTCGTAGAGGAGGTTCTTGATCTGCAGAACGGTTTGAATATCGCGCTTCTTGTACAGCCTGTGCCCGGACTGGGTCTTGTTGGGCGCGAGTTGCGGAAACTGCTTTTCCCAGAAACGCAGGACGTGGGAGGGAACCTGGGTGATATCGCAGACCTCCCCGATCTTGTAATAGATTTTTTCGGGCATTCCCGCGGGAAGTGACGGAGAAGGTTCGGGGACGGATCCCTCGCTGACCGGGTTCTTCATGGCGCGATCTCGTTCAGCCACTGGCGGGAAGGCACGAAGACCACGGTCCGCCGGGTGGGGATCTGGACCGGATTCCCCTTGCCGAGGTCCCGGCCGGTCCGGGCCTTCCTTTCCACGACCTTGAAGGTGCCGAAGCCGGAGACGAGGAGCCGCCCCTCCCGGCAGAGGCCCTCGGACATGAGGGTCAAGACCGACTCCACCACCTCCCGGGCCTCCTGGTACGTGATGCCCCCGTGTGCCTCGTGTACTCGCTTGGCCAGTTCAGCGCGCGTCATGCAGTGCACCTTCAAGGATAGATATTAAATCATAAAATGCTAGAAATCAAGAACCTTTTATTTGGTGACGGAATTCCCGCCTTCCCGGGTCGGGTCTGGATCGGCCCTTGTGGCCGGAGCCGGCCAGGCGGGTGCGAGAGGTCCCTACATGGGGACCGTGTGATTGAGCGGTTGTCTGCCCTTGCCGAGCACGAAAGGATGCTGGGCGGCCTTGGCCACGTACTTCTTGGCCTTGTCCACCGCCTCGCCGACGACTGCTCCCCGCACCAGGAGGGCCGTGAGGGCGGCGGCGAAGGTCGTGCCGATTCCGAGCGTGTTCCGAGTCGCAAGGCGTGGGGCATCGAACAGGTGAAAGGATGTTCCATCGTACCAGAGATCCATGGCGCGGCCGGAATCGGGGGCGAAGGAAGTGAGCACCACGTGCCTGGGGCCCATGGCCTGGATGGCGCGGGCGGCCTCCTTCGCGGAGTTCGCGTCGTGGATCCTCAAGCCGGTGAGCGCCTCGGCGTCCGCGGCGCTCGGGGTCACGGCGAAGGCGAGGGGCAGGAGCCTCTCCTTGAGGGCGGCGAGCCCCGCTTCGTCCAGGAGGGACTCCCCCGTGGAGGCCTTCAGGACGGGATCCACCACCAGCAGGGAGCGAAGGCCGAAGGCCTCGATGAGGCTGGCGAGGATCTGAACGATGGGGGCGTTGACCACCACGCCCACCTTGACGGCGTGGATGGCGAGATCCGAAGCCACCGCTTCGAGCTGCTGACCGACCATTTCCATGGAAACGGGGAAGAGGCCTTGAATCCCCGTCGTATTCTGGGCCGCGATGGCCGTGGCCACCCCCGCACCATACACCCGGAAGGTCTGGAAGCACTTCAGGTCGGCGCCGAGGCCCGTGGCCCCGGAGGCGTCGAAACAGGAAACGGCGAGAACGGTCTTGTTCATGGGCCCCGGTCCTCCAACCTTTCATTATAGGCGAGAGAGATCGGCGCGCCGAGTCCCCGGAGCCCAAAAGGCGTAGTACACTGAACCAGAGGGCGGGGCGAGCCGGAGGCGGGGAGAGGCGCGGAGAGGGCCCGCCATGTTCGGGTCGGGCGGTGCGGAGCACGTCGCCCCGGCACCGGTCAGGCCCAGGGGCTCGGAGGATCTCGATGGCCGGGTTTCCAGAGGAAAACCCCGTTGTGTCGAAGCAGTCGGCGCTCCGGAAGGAGGGCATCCTGGCGTCCGTGGTCTTTGCCGCCATTTTTCTCACGGTGGTCGGGTTCGGTGCCACGATCATCATTCGGGACCTCGGAAAGCGCGAGACCGCCAAGGTCCTCCAGGGGTACTCCGAAGAGCTGAGGGCTCTCATGGCCCGCATCCCCACGACGGAGGTGCAGAAAGGGTTCAAGGAGCAGACCATCGTGACCACGCGGCTCAACGAGTTCGCGGCCGAAAAGAAGTTCTTCGAGTCGGTGGAGCTGTACGACGAGAAAGGAAACCTGGTCTTCCGCGACGACAGGCTGAAGGGCGGCCAGCTTCTGGGGGGGGATGTCGAGATCCTCGGCCTCAAGCCGGGGCAACAGCGGGTGGAGACGAAGAACCGGATCCCCATCGAGGTCTCCGTCCCCATGGAGCCCGGCAAGATGGGCAGGGCCGTCCTGTCCGTCAGCGAGAGCGTCTTGATCCGGCAGGCTGACGAGTTCCGGCGGGAGCTGATCACCAAGTTCGTCCTGCTCGTGGCCGTCATCCTCGTCATGGTCGGGCTCGCCTACCTGTACGTCTTGAGGGTTCTCAAGCTCAGCCGGCGGATGGAGCAGGAGGTTCAGAGTCAGCAACGCCTCTCGTACCTGGGCCTCCTGAGCTCGGGCATCGCGCACGAGATCAAGAACCCCATCAACTCCATTCAGATGAACCTGCAGATGTTGGAGGAAGAAGTGACTTCCGGGGCCTCCCAGGAAGACATCCGGTCCTGGCTGGACCCCATCCGAAAGGAGATCCGCCGGTTGGAGCGCCTGGTCAACGACTTCCTCCTGTACGCCCGCCCGCTGTCTCCGACCATTCAGACCACGAGCCTCCAGCGCGTACTGGAGGAGTTGCGGCGGCTCGTGCACGAAGAGGCGAAGGCCTCGGGGG
The sequence above is drawn from the Acidobacteriota bacterium genome and encodes:
- a CDS encoding PP2C family protein-serine/threonine phosphatase produces the protein MNYHELFRKLEFQLSRIESQPSLNRTIGRLIESLLADFSVDLGLAGARLYALDEESQAYRLVAKFGSDIPAPIGYAIPVAYNPIQVVLRKGIAYMEVGSQGVDPKIEGDLGVERFAAITVGPEKKHLIAFTVEAHRREEVDDVLFALSSIRHAINFKLAQEKLESVILQSREIQLSLLPEGDVRFEGFDIAGRSQPAELVGGDLYDFLHISPKILGIAIGDATGHGLPAALQARDVVMGLRMGISEDQKMVKVFEKLNRVIHSSRLTSRYVSLFYGELEPGGHFIYVNAGHNPPFYYRLKKDRFYPLEEGGRVLGPTSDASYRRGFYKIDPGDAVLFYTDGITEAMRPDGEQFGEERVKAIVRENLSRLSAREMVDRILEAAADFSTGGAYLDDRTVIFLKRQY
- a CDS encoding MerR family transcriptional regulator, with protein sequence MKNPVSEGSVPEPSPSLPAGMPEKIYYKIGEVCDITQVPSHVLRFWEKQFPQLAPNKTQSGHRLYKKRDIQTVLQIKNLLYDRKFTIRGAREFLASSAPLTPQTPSPQEPGARLGRLKEGLLRLSSLLQRPAPFDR
- a CDS encoding HU family DNA-binding protein, with the translated sequence MTRAELAKRVHEAHGGITYQEAREVVESVLTLMSEGLCREGRLLVSGFGTFKVVERKARTGRDLGKGNPVQIPTRRTVVFVPSRQWLNEIAP
- a CDS encoding ATP-binding protein; this encodes MAGFPEENPVVSKQSALRKEGILASVVFAAIFLTVVGFGATIIIRDLGKRETAKVLQGYSEELRALMARIPTTEVQKGFKEQTIVTTRLNEFAAEKKFFESVELYDEKGNLVFRDDRLKGGQLLGGDVEILGLKPGQQRVETKNRIPIEVSVPMEPGKMGRAVLSVSESVLIRQADEFRRELITKFVLLVAVILVMVGLAYLYVLRVLKLSRRMEQEVQSQQRLSYLGLLSSGIAHEIKNPINSIQMNLQMLEEEVTSGASQEDIRSWLDPIRKEIRRLERLVNDFLLYARPLSPTIQTTSLQRVLEELRRLVHEEAKASGVRLRVEVPEDLPSLETDEGLLRTALLNLVLNAIQASPEGGEVVVSAVPEGNGEMSVEVQDEGPGVPEDQRERVFDIFFTTRQGGTGLGLPIARRLAETLGGRLSIVGPSAAGARFKLVLPAEVPSHG
- the thiD gene encoding bifunctional hydroxymethylpyrimidine kinase/phosphomethylpyrimidine kinase; this encodes MNKTVLAVSCFDASGATGLGADLKCFQTFRVYGAGVATAIAAQNTTGIQGLFPVSMEMVGQQLEAVASDLAIHAVKVGVVVNAPIVQILASLIEAFGLRSLLVVDPVLKASTGESLLDEAGLAALKERLLPLAFAVTPSAADAEALTGLRIHDANSAKEAARAIQAMGPRHVVLTSFAPDSGRAMDLWYDGTSFHLFDAPRLATRNTLGIGTTFAAALTALLVRGAVVGEAVDKAKKYVAKAAQHPFVLGKGRQPLNHTVPM
- a CDS encoding GGDEF domain-containing protein, coding for MARRSQILALLDVLQLPAGLLLWAALLFMPATRDVTLGSTSLPIPALEPFGAAGPLILLGVLLVGSLVANRYKFAMNTGKFFVSFDISFAMAAFFLVSPLSGMALAFATTLADYLRRFRSGALRPPKLYRMFASMAGNRLLRLGASFACFYAITGDRPFTGSARDYVAGFAAFGVYYLVNNLAFLPLELQERSDLRGYLREALRDDLPYSFAILALGFIMSLVALQVGLSAFLLTATFIVAATMGLSALTRAQKDLRGKVEDLTILSKVSAAASSDLDLMPMVESFTRSLARHLPADGIGVIFYQRYATTIYLVQVEGEKSRSTYLPEERRFQYDQLPLSEPSRKLGERLFEFLQPLETAPFLIPPSVFGLPLLHGGEPFGGIVVYSYQPDVPLSDKRELLELCAQSLVVGLENCFLHLQAIQDPLTGLYNRSYFLYRLQEELSFSARHRAPFALMMVDLDDFKAVNDHLGHASGDLVLRRIGDLLRRETRREDVPARYGGDEFILLLLGCRRDAALEKAQKLRSLIGTKALPKEEAQGLSIGCSTGILHSDDLKGEQDLPTLLRRLDEALYRAKQAGKNRIEWSA